The genomic DNA AAAGTAAATGAAGTTGGTGAAGTAAATGGAGAGGTTATTTCTACGCAAGAATTTGCAAAAGCAATCGATCAATATAAGCAACAAACAGGTAGTAGTGTTTCTGAGATGCAAGCAGCAAATACTGTTTGGGATAACATTGTTAGAAAAAAGATCTATAAGAACCAATTAGAGCAGGCAGGAATTACTGTTGGTGAACAAGATGTTTGGAACGAAGTAGTAAACGCGCCATCTGTTAGTAATAACCCACAGTTTCAAAATGAAGCAGGTTTATTTGATGAAGGAAAGTTTAAAGCTTTTTTAGCAACTACTAAAAAAGAGAATCCAGATATGTGGTCTGCTTGGTCTAATTACATGAACCAAATTAAAGAAAATGCAGAAACAAATACATATAATAAATTGGTTACTGCTGGTTTAGGAGCATCTTTGAAAGAAGGAGAAACTGAATATTTAATTGAAAACACAAAGTTAAGTGGTCAGTTTGTTTATGTACCCTATGCTAGTATTGCAGATAGTTTAGTGAAAATTAAGAAATCTGAAGTTGCAGCTTATATAAAAGACAACGAAAATCAATATAAAGTTGAAGCTACAAGAGATATTTCTTATGTAAAGTTTGACATAGAAGCAACTACAGAAGATGAAGAAGCAATTAAACAAGATGTAGCAAAATTAATAGAGAATTCTTTAGATAGAAATAATGACGCTAGAGTTGGTCTTAAAAATACTACAGATTATAAAGATTTTTTAGCTGAAAATAATTCTGATATTAATTTAGATTTAGGATATAAATACAATGCTTCAGTAAATCAAACAGTAGCAAAACAGATTTTCGAAGGAAATGAAGGAGATGTTTTTGGACCTTATAAAGATCAAGGTTTCTTCAAGATTTCTAAAATTACTGAAGTTACCAAAATGCCCGATTCTGTAAAAGCAAGTCATATTTTAATTCCTTTTATTGGTTCTCAAAGTGCTACGTCTGATGTAACAAGAACAAAAGAACAAGCAGAACAGTTAGCGGATAGTTTATTAACGGTTGTTAAAAGAAGCAGAAGTAAATTTGCTGATTTAGCGAAAGACTTTTCTTCAGACAAAGGTTCTGGCGCTAAAGGTGGAGATTTAGACTGGTTTAATTATAATAGAATGACACCTGCTTTTAGAGATTATACTTTTACAAACGGGAAAGGTTCTTTAGGTGTTGTAGAAACTCCTTTTGGTTACCATGTTATTAGAGTAGATGATGCTAAGAATAATCAAACAGTTTTAAAATTAGCTACTTTTGCAAGAAAAATTGTTCCTTCTGAGGCTACAGAAAATGATTTCTTTCAGAAAGCAGAACAATTTGCTTTGGCAATTTCTAAAACTACAGATTACAATGCTTTGGCAAAAGAAAATGGTTATAATTTAAGACCGGCAATTGGTTTAAAAGTATTAGATGAAAATGTTCCTGGGTTAGGAAACCAAAGACAAATAGTATCTTGGGCTTTCAAAGGAGATTCAGATAAAGGTAGTTTTAACCGTTTTGATTTACAAGGAAGTTATGTTGTTGCCGTAGTAACAGCCAAATCTAAAAAGGGTTTAATGTCTGTTGAGAAAGCTATTAATAGTGTAAGACCAATTTTGTTAAATGAAAAGAAAGCTGCTTTAATTTCAGATAAATTAAAAGGAAGTTCTTTAGCTGAAATTGCGAAAGCAAATAATACAACAGTAAGTACTGCAAATAACATTAACTTAACAAACTCTTCTTTATCTGGTGTTGGTTCAGAGCCTAAAGTTGTAGGAGCAATGTATAGTGCAGAATTAGATAAAGTATACAATAGTATAGAGGGTAGTAGAGGCGTGTTTTCTTTCGTTTTAAATAAAAGAGAATTACCAACTGCATTACCAAACTACGAATCAAACAGAAAGAAGATTGCAGAATCAAGAAAAAGATTGACTTTCAAAATATATGAGGCAATTAAAAAAGCTTCTGATATTGAAGATAACAGAGAAAATATGTACGTTTCGAACTAAGAAACTTTACTATCAAAATATAAAAAACCGTTCATAATTAATTGAACGGTTTTTTTTGTTTTAATAACTTTTATGAAGTTATTAAATTACTCTTTGGCTATATAAAATAATTTAGTTTTGGCCTGATTGAACCTTTCTTTATGCTCAATTGATTTCGGTTTTTAGAGTTATAAAACCTAGTATTTAAAATGGATAACCAGCTCCTCAATAAAAAAAACCTTTTTGATTGCTCAAAAAGGTTGTATTATTTTTATGACTAAAACTTGTGAAGTTTTTTATCCGTTCATAGAGATTAAGAACTCATCATTATTTTTAGATAATTTAATTCTATCATTAATGAATTCCATTGCTTCAATAGGATTCATATCTGCTAAATATTTACGTAAAACCCACATTCTCTGTACAGTTTTCGCATCTAATAATAGATCGTCTCTTCTTGTAGAAGATTTAATTAAGTCGATTGCTGGGTAGATTCTTCTGTTAGAAATATTTCTATCTAATTGAAGTTCCATATTACCTGTTCCTTTAAATTCTTCGAAGATTACTTCGTCCATTTTAGAACCAGTTTCTGTAAGTGCAGTTGCGATAATGGTTAAAGAACCACCATTTTCTATGTTTCTAGCAGCACCAAAGAAACGTTTAGGTTTGTGTAATGCATTTGCATCGATACCACCAGAAAGTATTTTTCCTGAAGCTGGTGCAACAGTATTGTAAGCTCTTGCCAAACGTGTAATTGAATCTAAAAGAATAACAACATCATGTCCACACTCTACCAAACGTTTTGCTTTTTCTAAAACAATGTTTGCCACTTTTACATGTTTGTCTGCCGGTTCATCAAAAGTTGAAGCTACAACTTCTCCACGTACATTACGTTTCATGTCTGTAACCTCTTCCGGACGCTCATCAATCAATAAAACAATTTGATACACTTCTGGGTGATTCGCCGCAATAGCATTCGCTACATCCTTTAATAACATGGTTTTACCAGTTTTAGGTTGCGCTACAATCATACCACGTTGTCCTTTTCCTAAAGGAGAAAACAAATCGATAATTCTTGTAGATAAAGAACTTCCTTTTTCAGCTAAATTGAATTTTTCTTGAGGAAACAATGGAGTTAAATGTTCAAAAGAAACACGATCTCTAACAATGTTAGGGTTTAATCCGTTAATTTTTGATACTCGAATTAAAGGGAAATATTTTTCACCTTCTTTTGGCGGACGAACATTTCCTCTTACTGTATCACCAGTCTTTAAACCAAATAACTTAATTTGAGATTGAGAAACATATATATCATCTGGTGATGATAAGTAGTTATAGTCAGAAGAACGTAAGAAACCATAGCCATCTGGCATCATTTCTAAAACACCTTCACTTTCTATAATACCATCAAATTCAAAGTCAGGGTCTCTATATCTATTTGTAGATTTATTTCCGTTACTTCTACTATTGTTAACTTTTTCTCTGCTCTGGTTGTTGTTTTTGTTCTTCTGGGGAGGATTGTTTCTATTTTGTTGTGGTCTGTTTGGTTGATTCGCAGGTTTCTGTTCTTGCTTTTCTTCCTTTACCTTAGAAATAACAACCTCTTTTTTCTCTTCTGCTTTAATAGGTTTTTTTACAGGAGGTTTTCTTTGTGGCCTTGGAGTAGGTTTTGGTTTTTCGGTAGTAGAAACATCAGCAGTTTTTTCAACAGTTTTAATGTTCGTAACTGTTTCAGTATTTTCTACAACCTGTGTTTTCTCTAAAGGAGTTGTGTTTTCTACCGCTTGAGGTTTTTTAGTAACACGTCTTCTTTTTGGTTTTTCTGTCTTTTCAACTTCTTCTTTTTTAGGAGTTGCAGCTACGTTTGCTTTTGAAGGATTTGCAGCTTGTGTATCTAAAATTTGATATACTAAATCTAATTTTTTTAACTGACTAGTTTTGGTAAGACCAATAGATTTAGAGATACCTTGTAATTCAGCAAGAGTTTTTGCTTTCAGTTCTGAGATTTCGAACATTATAATATTGTTAAGTTTAAAGTATGAATCTTAATTTTTGTAAGATTTGTATGTTTTTTTGAATAATGCTATTGAGTATAGTTCTACAAAACAGCTTTTTGTGTGGTTCTTGTGTAACAAATATATAGTTTTTTTTTTTAGTTGAGGGTTTTCTTTTTAAAAAAGAATGTGCTACTTTTGTAGTATTAGAAATTACAAATGATTCAAAGAGTACAAACAGTATATTTATTAATGGCTTCTATTATTTCTGGAGTTTTAATTTTTGTTTTTAATTTGTGGGAATCTATAGGTAAAGAAGTTTTTGCTATAGATTTGTTAAAAAGTGAATCTTACCTATTAAAGGTGATTCCTATTTTATTTTTAGTATCGGCAATTTTAGCATTTGTAGCTATTTTTATATTTAAAAATAGAAAATTACAATTTGTTATTGGTCGTTTAACAATTTTGATAAACCTTATTTTATTAGGATTATTGATTTATGTATCTCTAACACTACCTGGAGAAGCTTCTGTTTCGGAGAAAGGTATTGGGATGTTTATACCAATTTTGGCTATTTTGCTTGTTGTTTTGGCAAATAAAGCTATTAAAAAGGATGAAGATCTTGTAAAATCTGTAGATAGATTGCGATAAAACTAACATCTTAGTATATTTAGTGCGAAAAGAAACCGAGATTTATTCTCGGTTTTTTTATTTTCTACCCTTAAATAAGATTTTCTTAAAATGTTTTTATAATTTTAGTTTTTTATAAATCAAGAATATGTTAAAAAATATAAATCACTAAAACACAGGTAATCAATCCTTTAACTTATGGTCTATCCCTGAATTCAGGGATGGATATCCCTGAATTCAGGGATAGAAAAAACATACTGTTTTCAGGGATTGCACAGTCTAAATATCTAATTTAAATTTGTAGAGTAAACAATGGGAAAAAAAATATACGTTCACGTAGCTGATGACCACAAGATTTTAATTGAAGGAATCATAGCTGTAATAAATACTGATGAAGATATTGAAATTAGAGATTTTTCTTTAACCGGCCAAGAAGTAATTGATTGGTTTAAAAAAAAGGAAAACAAAGCAGATGTTTTAATATTAGATATTACCATGCCAGTTCTTGATGGTTTTGAAGTCCTAAAATATTTTTATGATAAAAGAATAAATCAGAAAGTAATTGTTTTATCTAGTTATGATGATGTAAAAATTGTTCAAGAGGTTTTAAGTTTAGGTGCAAGTGGCTATATCTCTAAAAATAATGCAGGCGAACATATTGTAAAAGCAATAAAGGCAGTTGCAAATGGAGAACAATATTTTAGTGATGATATTCAAAATCAATTGATAAAGGCAATATCAGGACAAAGAGCAAGAAAAGGAGACATGCCCGAAGATTTTTTATTTGATTCTCTAACAGAGAGAGAGAAAGATGTTTTAAGATTAGTTACAAGAGAATTAAGTACAGGTGAAATAGCAGATAGAATGAATATAAGCCATCATACTGTAGAATCATATAGAAAAAAATTATTAAGAAAATTAAATGTAAAAAACTCAGTAGGATTAGCAATGTATGCAGTAAAATATAAATTAGTATAAAATATTCCCCAGTTTTAAGTTTTAGATTAAAAAAATCTGTCCCCTAAAAAACTTAAAATTTATCCCCCAAACACAAGTACTATATATATTTGTATACATTGTTTTCCATATTGGTAAAAATATTATCTACCCCTAATTAACAACTTTTCAAACTCAACAAATCCTATTATTATGAAAATCACCAAATTATTATCGTTAGTTATTGTGTCTGCTTTTGTTTTATCTTCATGTTCTAGTAATGAGAATTTGCTTCCTGAAGCTGAAAAAACCAACTCATTAAAATCTTATAAAGTAAAAAGAGATGCTTCTGGTGCATATTCAATTGATTATGATTTAGAGGAAAATGTAAAATCAGAAAAAGTAACAAATAGCGTAACAAATACAAACGAGTTTCATTTATATCAATCAGATTATACAACAAGTAAAAGACAATCAGAAGAATTATTTATTGACGGAAATGAATTAAGCATTGGCTTTATTGATACAAGAACAAATAAAAAAGCTAATATTACAATTGAAGATGATAATATAGCTATATTAAAGACAAGTAGTGTAAATTCAAAAATGTTATCAGAATATAGTTTTTCGAGTAATACGGATGGTACAATTAACTTAGATTTTAAAGTGAATAATAAGGTAAGTGTAGACTTTGTTTACAATGAAGAAATAAATACTTATGAAATTCATTTAGAGGAAGGGAAATCTAGTGAAACAAATTTTTCTAGAAGCTTAACAAGAGTAAATGGTCAAGTTTTAAAAATTGATTTTGTAAATCATTTAGATAAAGGTGACTCTAGTTTAAAAGGAGTTGCAGCTAGAGAATTAATTAGAAGAAAGCCTAGAATTGCTATAGATAATGGAGAAAGTGGAGAGAACTTATAATTTCTAATAAAAATCTTTTTGAGAAAGAGAATTCAAACACTATTTTACATATTTTTTATTTCTTTTAATAGTTACCAATTAAAAGCTGCCCCCAATAATAGATATGGCACTGAAGAAGTTTCTGTTAAAGAAATTTCTTCAGTTTTTACTTTTAAAACAGATTCTGTTTTCACCAGAAGATATGATAAGGTTTTAAATGAATATAATAAAGAAAATTACTTAGATGCTTTACAGGATGCTTTAAAAATTTACGACGATTCTAAAATTGATAATATCAAATGTAATACTTATAAGATTATTTCTCTTATTGCAGATATTTATGATAAAGTAAACAATCATGAAAGGGCTTTAGATTATTATAAAGAATCTTTACGAATCTTAAAGTATAATATCGTTTCAGATAACATCAATGATGAGTTTTTGTTAAAGAACTCTGCAAAAATTTATTTAAGGATGGGGAGTACTTTTCAAAAACTTTTGAAAAGGGATAGTGCTAAGTATTATTTTGAAA from Polaribacter sp. ALD11 includes the following:
- a CDS encoding peptidylprolyl isomerase, translating into MAILSKIRERSMFLIIIIGLALFAFVLDPSTLGDFFSSSKVNEVGEVNGEVISTQEFAKAIDQYKQQTGSSVSEMQAANTVWDNIVRKKIYKNQLEQAGITVGEQDVWNEVVNAPSVSNNPQFQNEAGLFDEGKFKAFLATTKKENPDMWSAWSNYMNQIKENAETNTYNKLVTAGLGASLKEGETEYLIENTKLSGQFVYVPYASIADSLVKIKKSEVAAYIKDNENQYKVEATRDISYVKFDIEATTEDEEAIKQDVAKLIENSLDRNNDARVGLKNTTDYKDFLAENNSDINLDLGYKYNASVNQTVAKQIFEGNEGDVFGPYKDQGFFKISKITEVTKMPDSVKASHILIPFIGSQSATSDVTRTKEQAEQLADSLLTVVKRSRSKFADLAKDFSSDKGSGAKGGDLDWFNYNRMTPAFRDYTFTNGKGSLGVVETPFGYHVIRVDDAKNNQTVLKLATFARKIVPSEATENDFFQKAEQFALAISKTTDYNALAKENGYNLRPAIGLKVLDENVPGLGNQRQIVSWAFKGDSDKGSFNRFDLQGSYVVAVVTAKSKKGLMSVEKAINSVRPILLNEKKAALISDKLKGSSLAEIAKANNTTVSTANNINLTNSSLSGVGSEPKVVGAMYSAELDKVYNSIEGSRGVFSFVLNKRELPTALPNYESNRKKIAESRKRLTFKIYEAIKKASDIEDNRENMYVSN
- the rho gene encoding transcription termination factor Rho, whose translation is MFEISELKAKTLAELQGISKSIGLTKTSQLKKLDLVYQILDTQAANPSKANVAATPKKEEVEKTEKPKRRRVTKKPQAVENTTPLEKTQVVENTETVTNIKTVEKTADVSTTEKPKPTPRPQRKPPVKKPIKAEEKKEVVISKVKEEKQEQKPANQPNRPQQNRNNPPQKNKNNNQSREKVNNSRSNGNKSTNRYRDPDFEFDGIIESEGVLEMMPDGYGFLRSSDYNYLSSPDDIYVSQSQIKLFGLKTGDTVRGNVRPPKEGEKYFPLIRVSKINGLNPNIVRDRVSFEHLTPLFPQEKFNLAEKGSSLSTRIIDLFSPLGKGQRGMIVAQPKTGKTMLLKDVANAIAANHPEVYQIVLLIDERPEEVTDMKRNVRGEVVASTFDEPADKHVKVANIVLEKAKRLVECGHDVVILLDSITRLARAYNTVAPASGKILSGGIDANALHKPKRFFGAARNIENGGSLTIIATALTETGSKMDEVIFEEFKGTGNMELQLDRNISNRRIYPAIDLIKSSTRRDDLLLDAKTVQRMWVLRKYLADMNPIEAMEFINDRIKLSKNNDEFLISMNG
- a CDS encoding DUF4293 domain-containing protein, which translates into the protein MIQRVQTVYLLMASIISGVLIFVFNLWESIGKEVFAIDLLKSESYLLKVIPILFLVSAILAFVAIFIFKNRKLQFVIGRLTILINLILLGLLIYVSLTLPGEASVSEKGIGMFIPILAILLVVLANKAIKKDEDLVKSVDRLR
- a CDS encoding response regulator transcription factor, giving the protein MGKKIYVHVADDHKILIEGIIAVINTDEDIEIRDFSLTGQEVIDWFKKKENKADVLILDITMPVLDGFEVLKYFYDKRINQKVIVLSSYDDVKIVQEVLSLGASGYISKNNAGEHIVKAIKAVANGEQYFSDDIQNQLIKAISGQRARKGDMPEDFLFDSLTEREKDVLRLVTRELSTGEIADRMNISHHTVESYRKKLLRKLNVKNSVGLAMYAVKYKLV